In the Oryzias latipes chromosome 9, ASM223467v1 genome, one interval contains:
- the LOC110014726 gene encoding uncharacterized protein LOC110014726 yields the protein MSASCLLRVCFVSASYLLHVCLMSASYLLRVCFVSASCLLHVCFMSASCLLHVCFMSASCLLRVCFVSASYLLHVCLMSASYLLRVCFVSASCLLHVCFMSASCLLRVCFVSASCLPHVCFISASCLLRVCFMSASYLLRVCFMSASCLPHVCFISASCLLRVCFVSASCLRHICFVSASCLLRVCFMSASCLLHVCFIFASYLLRVCFVSASCLLRVCLMSASCLPHVCFISASCLLHICFVSASCLLRVCFVSASCRLHICFVSASCRLHICFVSASCLLHVCFVSASCLLHVCFVSASCLLRVGFISALCLLRVCFMSASCLLHVCFMSASCLLCVCFISASCLLRVCFVSASYLLRVCFVSASCLLRVCFVSASCLLHVCFVSALSASCLLRVCFVSASYLLHICFVFALCLLRVCFVSASCLLHICFVSASCLLRVCFVFASCLLRVCFVSASCLLRVCFVSASYLLRVCFVSASCLLHICFMSASCLLRVCFMSASCLLHVCFFFY from the exons AT GTCTGCTTCATGTCTGCTTCGTGTCTGCTTCGTGTCTGCTTCATATCTGCTTCATGTCTGCCTCATGTCTGCTTCATATCTGCTTCGTGTCTGCTTCGTGTCTGCTTCATGTCTGCTTCATGTCTGCTTCATGTCTGCTTCATGTCTGCTTCATGTCTGCTTCATGTCTGCTTCATGTCTGCTTCGTGTCTGCTTCGTGTCTGCTTCATATCTGCTTCATGTCTGCCTCATGTCTGCTTCATATCTGCTTCGTGTCTGCTTCGTGTCTGCTTCGTGTCTGCTTCATGTCTGCTTCATGTCTGCTTCATGTCTGCTTCGTGTCTGCTTCGTGTCTGCTTCATGTCTGCCTCATGTCTGCTTCATATCTGCTTCGTGTCTGCTTCGTGTCTGCTTCATGTCTGCGTCATATCTGCTTCGTGTCTGCTTCATGTCTGCTTCATGTCTGCCTCATGTCTGCTTCATATCTGCTTCGTGTCTGCTTCGTGTCTGCTTCGTGTCTGCTTCATGTCTGCGTCATATCTGCTTCGTGTCTGCTTCGTGTCTGCTTCGTGTCTGCTTCATGTCTGCTTCGTGTCTGCTTCATGTCTGCTTCATATTTGCTTCGTATCTGCTTCGTGTCTGCTTCGTGTCTGCTTCGTGTCTGCTTCGTGTCTGCCTCATGTCTGCTTCATGTCTGCCTCATGTCTGCTTCATATCTGCTTCATGCCTGCTTCATATCTGCTTCGTGTCTGCTTCGTGTCTGCTTCGTGTCTGCTTCGTGTCTGCTTCGTGTCGGCTTCATATCTGCTTCGTGTCTGCTTCGTGTCGGCTTCATATCTGCTTCGTGTCTGCTTCGTGTCTGCTTCATGTCTGCTTCGTGTCTGCTTCATGTCTGCTTCATGTCTGCTTCGTGTCTGCTTCGTGTCTGCTTCGTGTCGGCTTCATATCTGCTCTGTGTCTGCTTCGTGTCTGCTTCATGTCTGCTTCGTGTCTGCTTCATGTCTGCTTCATGTCTGCTTCGTGtctgctttgtgtctgcttCATATCTGCTTCATGTCTGCTTCGTGTCTGCTTCGTGTCTGCTTCATATCTGCTTCGTGTCTGCTTCGTGTCTGCTTCGTGTCTGCTTCGTGTCTGCTTCGTGTCTGCTTCGTGTCTGCTTCATGTCTGCTTCGTGTCTGCTTTGTCTGCTTCATGTCTGCTTCGTGTCTGCTTCGTGTCTGCTTCATATCTGCTTCATATCTGCTTCGTGTTTGCTTTGTGTCTGCTTCGTGTCTGCTTCGTGTCTGCTTCGTGTCTGCTTCATATCTGCTTCGTGTCTGCTTCATGTCTGCTTCGTGTCTGCTTCGTGTTTGCTTCGTGTCTGCTTCGTGTTTGCTTCGTATCTGCTTCGTGTCTGCTTCGTGTCTGCTTCGTGTCTGCTTCATATCTGCTTCGTGTCTGCTTCGTGTCTGCTTCGTGTCTGCTTCATATCTGCTTCATGTCTGCTTCATGCCTGCTTCGTGTCTGCTTCATGTCTGCTTCATGTCTGCTTcatgtctgcttttttttttactaa